The Chloroflexota bacterium nucleotide sequence GCTCACCTCGCGCATGGCGTCGTTGGGGTTCTCGCGGCCGATGATCACGTGGACACCGCCCCGTCGGGTGACCACGGGGAGCAGCTGCTCCAGGAAGTCGACCCGCTGGAGCATTTCCAGTACGGGGCGCAGGGCGTGGCCGCCGGCGAACTCGGGCTGCTCCAGGACGTAGGCCAGGCCGTCGGTGTAGACATCCTCGATCGAGGTCTCGTCCGCCTCTTCCAGCAGGTCAGCCACCGTGGCGGCCACATGGGCGGCGAGGGGGGTGAGCTTGCGGGCGCGCCGGCGAGCCTGGGGAGCGGTGAGCCCCGCCAGCTCGACATTCAGCTCCGCGGCGGCGGCGTCGAGATCGGCCTGGGTCGCCGGCGAACCGGCGGCACGAGTGAGGGACGCCGGGTCGAGGTGGCGCTGGACGACGGTCCCGTCGGCCAGGACCACCACTGCCATCCGGGCATGATCAGGCAGCTCAACCAGCTGGAGATGGGCGAACTTCGCGCGCCGGGCACGAGCCGGGGTGACGACCGCCGCCGAATGGGTGGACGCGGCGAGGGTCGAAGCCGCGAGGCGCAGCCAGTCGTTGGAGGTCAGCTGTACCTGGCTGAACTGGTGGCGAATCATGAGTGCGTCGGCGCGGTCCAGCTCCGACTCGCGCATGAGGGCCTCGACGTAGTAGCGGTACCCCAGGTCGGAAGGGACGCGGCCGGCGGAGGTGTGCGGATGGCTCAGCAGGCCCAGCGCCTCGAGGTCGGCCATGGCGCCGCGAATGGTGGCCGGGCTGACGTCCAGCCCGTATCGGCGAACGAGGGCCTTGGAGCCGATGGGCTCGGCGGTGAGAACGTAGTCCTCCACCACCGCGCGCAGGACCGCTCGCTGCCGCTCGGTCAGATCGACCGGCGGGTGCGACGCGGAGGCGGTTTGCGGCGTTCGTTGTGACATATCGAGGCGGATTTTAGCACTCTCGATGGTAGAGTGCTAACGACCCGGATTCGATCCTACCAACCCCGCTTGACCACTGTCAACGCGGGGGCAGCCGCGCCAGGAGGTCAGATGCGCTGCATCCGCAGCCGGCCGCCGGCGAAGGCGTAGATCCCCATCGTCACCGCGAAGTGGCCGACCATTGCCGGGATGACGGTGCCGGTGTTGACTGTCACCAGGCCGCACGCATATCCCAGCAGCACCGAGCCGGCGACGAAGTACCAGTCCCGCTCGCGCCACACGCGCCGGTGAGCAGCACCGAAGATGACCGCCTGAAGGGCCACCGCCACGCCGGGGTTGAGCCCGCCCACGAGCATCAGGCCCAGGATGACCGCGCGGAACTGCAGCTCCTCGGCCACGGCGTTTAGGCCGGCCGCCAGGGCGCGGCTGGGGAGCATCTCCAGCGGCAGCGGGAGCAGGGCCCGGAACCGGACCACGGCCAACGCAGCACCGTTGGCGATACCCACCACCGCGAAGATGAGCATGGCCGGCAGCAATTCCCCCACGTCGCCCCCGACCAGGAACAACGAGGCCATGCCGCGCGGCAGGATGATGATGATCCCCGCCGTGAAGATCAGGACCAGCCCGTAGTAGCTCAAGGGGCCCAACCACCAGGATCGGCTCCGGAAGTAGTCGCTGCGCATGATCCGCTCCTGGTCGAAGCGGAGGACGACCATGAACACGGTCATCCCGATCGCGATGGCCAGGCGCA carries:
- the hrcA gene encoding heat-inducible transcriptional repressor HrcA; amino-acid sequence: MSQRTPQTASASHPPVDLTERQRAVLRAVVEDYVLTAEPIGSKALVRRYGLDVSPATIRGAMADLEALGLLSHPHTSAGRVPSDLGYRYYVEALMRESELDRADALMIRHQFSQVQLTSNDWLRLAASTLAASTHSAAVVTPARARRAKFAHLQLVELPDHARMAVVVLADGTVVQRHLDPASLTRAAGSPATQADLDAAAAELNVELAGLTAPQARRRARKLTPLAAHVAATVADLLEEADETSIEDVYTDGLAYVLEQPEFAGGHALRPVLEMLQRVDFLEQLLPVVTRRGGVHVIIGRENPNDAMREVSLVFAPYGTPDRALGLLGVLGPTRMAYPRAIPTVRFVSSVLNELIDSHTGWTHD
- a CDS encoding CPBP family intramembrane glutamic endopeptidase, with the protein product MGALGDFGDSLRLAIAIGMTVFMVVLRFDQERIMRSDYFRSRSWWLGPLSYYGLVLIFTAGIIIILPRGMASLFLVGGDVGELLPAMLIFAVVGIANGAALAVVRFRALLPLPLEMLPSRALAAGLNAVAEELQFRAVILGLMLVGGLNPGVAVALQAVIFGAAHRRVWRERDWYFVAGSVLLGYACGLVTVNTGTVIPAMVGHFAVTMGIYAFAGGRLRMQRI